The following proteins are encoded in a genomic region of Apis mellifera strain DH4 linkage group LG14, Amel_HAv3.1, whole genome shotgun sequence:
- the LOC410558 gene encoding TATA element modulatory factor isoform X3 — MSWFDATGFANLAKSALKEAQKTIDKALDIKDEDQKPLESHTEDTSDFFASWGLKSDVHHDVQPHRDKMKESKQEATSSIWGSFTGSFFESPKFNEMDHNAKANALSKSLQNTPIENEKKLVSSSSFSEDYKVKSLNPRKESKEVEICKEKNIHDQNVLSQDVNTCNDLKQEISLETIDTSITFAKDDEVNDCSNSNINNPKIVEYSSKEMKDINNKIEDVKMRSEDKETREYDSDSPVSTSNRLSFVSPENDKKSLESVEILGSRSNTECTTSPDSDSCSVSNLASPATGTKVNSESVEILPDSLVTSPSSVEVLGDWKSDTSPYLSPIDQKNSDSSSILDRDDSLTPCWDDINVPQLISKENVINPSSSDISPYESPMEEVKTLHENLYISNMDEQSSTETYLGIELHLHKSLSSGHSMKVLSENVETISYTDEKDEISLAEDSYTSTSESTVITMLETLQQKEQIKNKVEMPSGISSNDKIHDLCLDSKLTLKKANTDTKLDLNLDSLTEKHNLHLPIEAITTQPIRKPEYFDGAGKISESDRKSFDRLINSTIEPAEAEHSIEITHLFKSEKIEVSDQVLISTDSSCEGTLIESSSEENPQLIHKSEGKVLQAPLNSSSYVKTMLEDAMIEKGSEIIEAEIQGTEMPRENSPISSESRSDLVKIGSDQTSGHTSGDELETTTSSDIEIISRYSPNGDSSSIQSRQNLVKLQSAKGGDLLLKTLKTKGHSRELSEISVGSDEANVEIEKLLKRIQEMTEILEARESKLIDVSRMNMELHEQNNNLKKQLDNFEKHAEQNQNINQITDEYTQRLSALERKFQQAIRERDSLRKNLEQLKVEAATRLSSQELSTLNAEKDEIIKELREEGEKLSKQQLQHSNIIKKLRVKEKENDTLIKSQKEQIEEQISELERLKRSLRAKEEVELSQIDAVYSLTARTKTLEKEISTLQKQLENMIHNADTYKKNLDTTKMELSETKKILAATEVELKEATTNAGESCQLLAQVEDLKIKLRESEEMHVKKEEFLKHENSELLKRLEAAEARSEELSESVSMATKPLLRQLEQLQANLLHKSNSFMKQEKTLSEKNIELQTKVENLVETDRYLKEENINLKSKISQLEAKFTVKENERKRLQELYDELVIQKEKFAEQNMRQRQMIETLEQSHSAEIMELKREIVALENKLSIEKAATDAERRKNHAMSEQQQNIEDNERLSPSTSTEEDSVNTIDSIWPLYNSTAENKPESYAMTFDNIRAGSSSTSIFENLQAQLKQKDVFR; from the exons atgagTTGGTTTGATGCCACCGGATTTGCCAATTTGGCTAAGTCTGCTTTGAAAGAAGCTCAGAAAACAATTGATAAAGCACTAGATATCAAAGATGAGGATCAAAAACCATTAGAAAGTCATACAGAAGATACATCAGATTTTTTTGCATCATGGGGATTAAAAAGTGATGTTCATCATGATGTTCAGCCACATcgtgataaaatgaaagaatctaAACAAGAAGCTACAAGTAGTATATGGGGTAGTTTTACTGGATCATTTTTTGAATCgccaaaatttaatgaaatggaTCATAATGCAAAAGCTAATGCTCTTTCCAAATCTTTACAAAATACAcctattgaaaatgaaaaaaaacttgtatCTTCATCATCATTTTCAGAAGATTATAAAGTTAAATCATTGAATCCTAGAAAAGAATCTAAAGAAGTAGAAATTtgcaaagagaaaaatattcatgatcAAAATGTTCTTAGTCAAGATGTTAATACATGTAATGATCTAAAAcaagaaatttcattagaaaCAATTGATACAAGTATAACTTTTGCCAAAGATGATGAGGTTAATGATTGTtcaaatagtaatataaataatcctaAGATAGTAGAATATTCTTCAAAGgaaatgaaagatattaataataaaatagaagatgTAAAAATGAGATCTGAAGACAAAGAAACTCGAGAGTATGATTCAGATTCTCCTGTCTCCACATCCAATAGATTATCTTTTGTATCTCCagaaaatgataagaaaagTTTGGAGAGTGTTGAAATTCTTGGTTCTCGATCTAATACTGAATGTACTACATCTCCTGATTCAGACAGTTGTTCTGTTAGTAATCTGGCAAGTCCAGCTACAGGAACTAAAGTTAATTCCGAATCTGTAGAAATTCTACCAGATAGTTTGGTAACATCTCCAAGTTCTGTGGAAGTATTAGGAGATTGGAAAAGTGATACCAGTCCTTATTTATCTCCTATAgatcaaaaaaattctgattcaTCATCTATTTTAGATCGGGATGATTCATTAACTCCATGTTGGGATGATATCAATGTTCCACAACTTATAAGTAAAGAAAATGTGATAAATCCATCATCTTCTGATATTTCACCATATGAATCTCCAATGGAAGAAGTCAAAACATtgcatgaaaatttatatataagcaaTATGGATGAGCAATCATCAACAGAAACATATCTAGGAATCGAATTACATTTACATAAAAGTCTATCCAGTGGACATTCAATGAAAGTTTTATCAGAAAATGTAGAAACAATATCTTATACTgatgaaaaagatgaaataagcTTAGCAGAAGATTCTTATACTTCTACATCAGAAAGTACAGTTATAACAATGTTAGAAACGCTTCAGCAAAAAGagcaaataaagaataaagtgGAAATGCCTAGTGGTATTTcatcaaatgataaaatacatGATTTGTGTTTAGATAGTAAgctaactttaaaaaaagctAATACAGATACAAAACTGGATTTGAATCTTGATTCTTTAACtgaaaaacataatttacatttaccaATTGAAGCAATTACAACTCAACCAATCCGTAAACCAGAATATTTTGATGGAGCAGGTAAAATATCTGAATCTGATCGAAAGAGTtttgatcgattaataaattctactaTAGAACCTGCAGAAGCAGAACATTCTATCGAAATTACTCATCTATTTAAATCAGAAAAGATAGAAGTTTCAGATCAGGTCTTAATTTCAACAGACTCAAGTTGTGAAGGTACTTTAATAGAGAGTAGTTCAGAAGAAAATCCACAATTGATTCATAAATCAGAAGGAAAAGTTTTACAAGCACCCTTAAACTCTAGTTCCTATGTAAAGACAATGTTAGAAGATGCAATGATTGAGAAAGGAAGTGAAATTATTGAGGCAGAAATACAAGGTACGGAAATGCCTCGAGAAAATTCCCCTATTTCATCAGAGAg tcgATCTGATTTAGTAAAAATTGGCTCAGATCAAACCAGTGGTCATACTAGTGGAGATGAATTGGAAACTACTACTTCTAGcgatatcgaaattatatccAGGTATAG tccAAACGGTGATTCAAGTTCTATACAATCACGACAGAATTTGGTAAAACTGCAATCAGCAAAAGGCGGCGATCTTTTattgaaaacattaaaaacTAAAGGACATTCGAGAGAATTGAGTGAAATTAGCGTAGGATCTGATGAAGCAAACgttgaaatcgaaaaattattaaaacgtatACAAGAAATGACAGAAATATTAGAAGCTAGAGAATCAAAACTTATTGATGTTAGCAGAATGAATATGGAATTGcatgaacaaaataataatttgaaaaa acAACTTGATAACTTTGAAAAACATGCAGAGCAAAaccaaaatataaatcaaattactgATGAATATACGCAACGGCTTTCTGccttagaaagaaaatttcaacaagCAATACGAGAACGAGattcattaagaaaaaatttggaacAGCTGAAAGTAGAAGCAGCTACGCGTTTATCATCTCAAGAATTGTCTACTTTAAATGctgaaaaagatgaaattattaaggaactcagagaagaaggagaaaaattaagCAAACAGCAACTTCAACATAgcaacattattaaaaaattacgtgttaaggaaaaagaaaatgatactttaataaaaagtcAAAA AGAACAAATAGAAGAACAAATTTCAGAATTAGAACGTTTAAAAAGATCATTACGCGCAAAAGAAGAAGTTGAATTATCTCAAATAGATGCTGTTTATTCATTAACAGCACGAACAAAAAcattagagaaagaaatttcgacaTTACAGAAACAATTAGAGAATATGATACATAATGCagatacttataaaaaaaatttagacacTACAAAAAT GGAACTatctgaaacaaaaaagattttagCAGCAACAGAAGTGGAATTAAAAGAAGCAACAACTAATGCCGGAGAATCATGTCAATTACTTGCACAAgtagaagatttaaaaattaaattaagagagTCTGAAGAAATGCATGTTAa aaaagaagaatttttaaagcatGAAAATAGcgaattattaaaacgttTAGAAGCGGCCGAAGCCAGAAGTGAAGAACTTTCAGAATCTGTATCAATGGCCACAAAACCATTATTGAGACAATTGGAACAGCTTCAagcaaatttattacataaatctaATAGTTTTATGAAACAGGAGAAAACATtgtcagaaaaaaatattgagttGCAAAcaaaagtagaaaatttaGTCGAAACAGATCGTTATCTTAAagaggaaaatattaatttaaagtcaAAAATATCTCAGTTAGAAGCTAAGTTTACTGttaaagaaaacgaaagaaagcgATTACAAGAATTATACGATGAATTagtaatacaaaaagaaaaatttgctgAACAAAATATGCG GCAGCGACAAATGATAGAAACTCTTGAACAATCTCACTCTGCagaaataatggaattaaaaagagaaattgttgcgttagaaaataaattatctatagaAAAAGCAGCTACAGATgcagaaagaaggaaaaatcatGCAATGTCAGAGCAGCaacaaaatattgaagataatGAACGACTTAGCCCTAGTACTAGCACAGAAGAAGATTCTGTAAATACTATAGACAGTATTTGGCCG TTATATAATTCTACTGCTGAAAACAAACCTGAAAGCTATGCAATGACATTTGATAATATCAGAGCAGGATCTAGTAGTACTTCTATATTTGAGAATTTACAAGCTCAACTGAAACAAAAAGATg TTTTTAGGTGA